The sequence atctggggggggggtgttCTTCCCTGCACCCATCTCACCCCAACCCTCATgttcccacccccccacagGTCGTAGGACCCCGAGGGCCTCCGGGACCACAGGTGGGAGCGCGTTTCTCCGGGCGCATTGCTGGAATATTTGTGGGAGGGGGTTGGTGGGattgatggggggggggggcacagggggaaGAGCTGACCCCCCCCACTCCTCCTCTCGCAGGGCCCGGCAGGCGAGCAGGGACAACGAGGGGACCGTGGTGAGAAGGGGGAGAAGGTGAGAGTgtaccccccaccccccccgcagCAAACACCCCTCCCCCGGCACCAGTGGAGCGCTGCGGCAGAGAACTGACACACTCGTTGCATGATGACTCCCTTTTTctacccacccccccacccccacagggTGCTCCTGGCCCCCGGGGCAGGGATGGAGAACCCGGCACCCCTGGAAATCCCGGCCCCCCTGGCCCCCCTGGACCTCCCGGCCCCCCTGGCCTCGGTGGGGTGAGTATTGAggggggtttggggtgaaaCGCGGGGGTTTTGGGGCGGCCGGCGTGCTCAGCCCGCTTCCCCTTGCAGAACTTCGCGGCTCAGATGGCGGGGGGCTTCGACGAGAAGGCTGGAGGTGCGCAGATGGGCGTCATGCAGGGCCCCATGGTAAGAGGGACCCCCCCGTCCCCGGGACCAGGGAGCCCCCCACGCACCCCAGGGGCACGTGGCAGTGGGTCCTGTCTTGGGACATGGGGGACCCCGTGTCACCAACGATGGGGATCATCCCCATTTTGGGGGGACCCCCGCTGGTTTGGCAGACGATGGGGGAGGGGTTGGACACCTTGTTCCCCCACCATGACGCTGTTgtctccccaccccagggccCCATGGGACCCCGTGGCCCCCCCGGACCTTCCGGTGCTCCCGTAAGTATCCCCCCACCCGCCAGGCTCGGGGGTCTCTGGGTGGGCACCCCGCCACCCTGCTGATGCCACCATCTCCCTTCCAGGGTCCCCAAGGATTTCAAGGCAACCCCGGCGAGCCCGGCGAGCCCGGCGCTGCTGTGAGTGTCCCCTccgtccccccacccctccccccgtGGCCTGGGGACGTGCCACCCACCAGCTCCCACTCACCCGCTGCCTCTCTGTCCCCTTTAGGGTCCGATGGGTCCCCGGGGACCACCGGGACCACCCGGGAAACCCGGCGACGATGTGAGTCCTTTGCTGCTTTGGTGTCAGGCAGCAAACCCTGGCTGAGAACGGGCAGCTCGTTGCAGCGATGGCCCCAGCCAGAAGCCAAAGGGTGATTTtatttcccacccccccacctcaTTTCCCTGCAGGGCGAGACTGGCAAACCTGGTAAATCTGGCGAGcgcggcccccccggcccccagGTAAGGCAGTGCCCCCCCGGGATGGATCCAGCCCCCCTGGGATGGAGCCCCCCACCTTTGCCCCCAACCAGCTTTCTCCCCGCTTGCTCACAGGGTGCTCGTGGCTTCCCCGGGACCCCCGGTCTCCCTGGAGTGAAAGGCCACCGGGTaagtgtgtgtgtccccccttTGCACCCGTGGTGTCCCCATCACCCGGTGACACAGAGGGTGAcaccccccatccccaccatcTCTGTCCCCAGGGCTATCCCGGCTTGGACGGCGCcaagggagaggcaggggctCCTGGAGCCAAGGTAGGTGTTGGGCGACCATCCCCGTGGCATCGGGGCTGGCAGGGTGACCATCCCTGTGGCACTGGGGGTGGCAGGGTGACCGTCCCCATGGCgctgggggtggcagggtgACCGTCCCTGTGGCACTGGGGCTGGCAGGATGACCATCCCTGTGACACTGGGGGTGGCAGGGTGACCATCCCCATGGCACTGGGGGTGGCAGGGTGACCGTCCCCATGGCGCTGGGGTTGGCAGGGTGACCATCCCCGTGACACTGGGGGTGGCAGGGTGACCATCCCTGTGgcactggggctggcagggtgaCCGTCCCTGTGGCACTGGGGCTGGCAGGATGACCATCCCTGTGACACTGGGGGTGGCAGGGTGACCATCCCCATGGCACTGGGGGTGGCAGGGTGACCATCTCCATGGCGTCAGGGGTGGCAGGGTGACCGTCCCCATGGCgctgggggtggcagggtgACCATCCCCGTGACACTGGGGGTGGCAGGGTGACCATCCCTGTGgctctggggctggcagggtgaCCATCCCCATGGCTCTGGGGGTGGCAGGGTGACCATCTCCATGGCGTCAGGGGTGGCAGGGTGACTGTCCCCATGGCgctgggggtggcagggtgACCATCCCATGGCGTCAGGGGTGGCAGGGTGACCGTCCCCATGGCGTCAGGGGTGGCAGGGTGACCGTCCCCATGGCgctgggggtggcagggtgACCATCCCATGGCATCAGGGGTGGCAGGGTGACCATCCCTGTGGCACTGGGGGTGGCAGGGTGACCGTCCCCATGGCTCTGGGGGTGGCAGGGTGACCATCCCATGGCGTCAGGGGTGGCAGGGTGACCATCTCCGTGGCGTCAGGGGTGGCAGGGTGACCATCCCCATGGCTCTGGGGGTGGCAGGGTGACCATCCCATGGCGTCAGGGGTGGCAGGGTGACCATCCCCGTGGCGTCAGGGGTGGCAGGGTGACCGTCCCCATGGCTCTGGGGGTGGCAGGGTGACCGTCCCTGTGGCGTCGGGGGGCTGCACGCGGGCGCTCACCCTCTCTGCCGTTCCCCACAGGGTGAATCCGGCTCACCTGGCGAGAACGGCTCCCCCGGCCCCATGGTGAGTCTTTAGGCTGGGAAaagggggaaactgaggcacgggtggggggggtgttgcccaccccccagccccggctggGCACCTCAGAGCCCGACCTGCTGCCATGTCCCCCCCAGGGTCCCCGTGGGCTGCCTGGAGAGAGAGGACGTCCCGGCCCCTCCGGTGCTGCGGTGAGTGTGACGCCGCCCGGGTCACCCGTGGCGCCCCGGTAGCACCCCGGTGGCGAGGGGTCGCCGGTGGGAGTggttcccccgccccccccgtgATGCCCCCTGTGACTCCCCCCGGCCGTCTGCCCCCAGGGTGCACGTGGCAACGATGGTCTCCCCGGCCCAGCTGGACCCCCTGTAAGTGAAAGGCTGCTTGGCTCCTTCCTGGGCTGCTGGACCCCGTGTCACCCCATGGGGGGACAGCAGggtcccccaggaccccccaaAGCCTGGACAGACCCTCACGCTCTTCTCACCCTCAGGGACCTGTCGGCCCAGCCGGAGCCCCCGGCTTCCCTGGTGCCCCCGGCTCGAAGGTAAGGGAGAAGGGGCTGCTCCCAGcgggggaaactgaggcacggcaCCGGCTGCCCCCCCCCCGACCCTCACCCCGTCTTTCCTCCCCCCAGGGTGAAGCTGGTCCCACTGGCGCACGAGGTCCCGAGGGTGCCCAGGGTCCCCGCGGCGAATCCGGCACCCCCGGCTCTCCTGGCCCTGCCGGCGCCCCTGTAAGTGCTGTCACTTGctgtgtgtccccctccccacggTGGCTTGTCCCCACATGTCCCCTGGCCTGGGAGCCATGGGGACGGGGCTGATCCTGCGAGTGGCGGGGGGGAAGGGGTCATCCTCTGCTTGGcggtggggaaactgaggcacgggggggcagagccaggctcagCGGTGTCTTCTTTTAGGGTAACCCAGGGACTGACGGCATCCCCGGTGCGAAGGGCTCAGCGGTGAGTATGGATGGGGACGGGGTGTCCTGAGCCCCGGGGGGGGCCTGGCCCTGTGTGGGGAGGGGCTActcagggctgagctgggaTGTGGTGGCACAAAGGGACCCTGGGTGTCGGAGGGGACACAGGGGTGGGGGATCGGAGGATGCGGGATGCTGGGAGATACTGGGGGACGCTGGGGGACATGGGATGCTGAGGGACATGAGGACGCTGGGGGCTGTGGGAATTCTGGGGGACATGGGGTTGCTGTGGGGATGCTGGCGGACGCTGGGGGATGTGGGGATGCGGGGGGGGACGGACATGGGGGATGCCTGTGGGACATGGGGGATGCTGTGGGGTTGTGGGGATTCTGGGGGACATGGGGTCGCTGTGGGgtgtggggatgctgggggatactgggggacatggggacatggggatgcTGTGGGGTGTGGGCATtgtgggggacactgggggatGTGGAgatgcggggcggggggacatgggggatgcatgtgggacatggggatgctgcagggtgtggggatgctgggggacaAGGGTTGCTGGGGGGGCGGGTGGCACCAGGGGATGGAGGATGCTGGGGGACACTGGGTGACATGGGGTCGCTGTGGGgtgtggggacactgggggacaTGGGGTCGCTGGGGACTGCGGGGACACGAGATGCTGGGGGACGTGAGGATGCTGGCAGATGCGGGacgctgggggtgctggggacaccgggggggggctgtgggaggcgGGAGGACacaggggacatggggggacacggggccgtGCCCCCCTGACGGTGTCGGGCTGCCCACAGGGCGCCCCAGGCATCGCCGGCGCTCCAGGCTTCCCCGGCCCCCGCGGACCACCCGGACCCCAGGGTGCCACCGGCCCACTGGGACCCAAGGGACAGACGGTAAGAGCCCCCCAAAAGCCCCTGGAGATGGGGACCCCTGCCCTGGCCCCGCCCACCACCACATGGCCCCACCCACTGCCACCACGCCCTTCCCAATGCCAACAGGCCCCACCTGCTCTGTGCATGCCCCGCCCATTCTGCCACAGGCCACGCCCCCATTCCTGAACCCCTGCGGGTCTCCTCCCCAGTCACCCTTGGGTCAATCCCAGGTCACCCACCCCCGGTCCCCAAAGGGGCCtctggggatgggatggggatggaggtgggatggggatggggatgggatggttGGGGacgggatgggatgggatgggggtgggatgggatgggatgggggtgggatggggacaggatgggatgggatggagactgggatgggggtgggatagggatgggatgggatggaggtgggatggggatggggatgggatggttGGGGacgggatgggatgggatgggggtgggatggggacaggatgggatgggatggagactgggatgggggtgggatagggatgggatgggatggaggtgggatggggatgggacaggatggggactGGGATGAGATGGGaatgggatggggacaggatgggatgggatggagacggatgggggtggggtggggacaggatggggagagggaggggatggGTTGGGTTGGATACAGGGACAGGTGAAAGGGCTGGGATGGagatgaggatgaggaggaaaggGATGGGGACAAGGACAGGGACAAGGACAGGGCTGAGGCTGGGGTCAGGAATGAGGACAGGAgtgggggagaggaaagggggtTGGGACTGGGATGGGGATGAAGATGGAGACAGGGACAGAATGGGGACcgggatggggagagggatgGGGTGGGACAAAGGTACTTGTGGGCTTGGGGACAAGGACGGGAGCAGGAATGGGGGACAGGAACGAaggtggggacagggatggggacagggatggggacagggatggggacagggatgcaGACGGGAGTGAAAGCGAGGGCAAGGCTGGGTTGGGGACTGGGAGGGGGAccgggatggggatggggacaagCAAGACGGACACAGGGATGGGGCTATGGCCTAGAGAGGGGCCTGGGgcctgggacagggacagccGTGGGGCGCTGCGGCCTCGTCCCCCACCGCCCTCTCGCTCCGCAGGGAGAACCCGGCATCGCAGGCTTCAAAGGCGAACAGGGACCGAAGGGCGAGACGGTGagtcctggggcaggggggccaCTTCCAGCACCCCCCACCTCAGCTGGGGGGGGGTCCGTTCCACGGCCCCTTGCTCCCCATCTGGGACCGGAGCATCTCGTCGGCATCTAACGAACCTCTTCCCCTAACGAGGCCCCTCGAGGGGCAGCGTTCCCCCTCCCGCAGGGGAACAATAGCCGCTGTGTtcgtgccccccccccccgccggggACATTCCCCCCTCGCTTCATTAACCAGCCTCAATGCGAGGGGCTGGAtccccgccgcggcggccgcCGAGCCCCGGCGCCGGCGGGACACGTGGCACGGCAAGGGGCTCCTGCCCGGCACCCCTGGGGTCTGTGATttattgggggtggggtgggtgtgcAGGCAGCTCCCCCACAGCACTCCGTGGGGGAGGAAGGCTCCTCATGaccccttttcctcttcttcctcagggACCCGCAGGACCCCAAGGTGCCCCCGGGCCGGCTGGCGAGGAAGGCAAGAGAGGAGCCCGTGGTGAACCCGGAGCTGCCGGCCCTGTGGGACCACCTGGAGAGAGGGTGCGTggccccccacagccccccagtGAGGTGCTGCCCCCCAAAACCTCCCCCCCAATTTCactcatcctcctcttcctccctagGGTGCTCCCGGCAATCGTGGCTTCCCTGGACAGGATGGGCTGGCTGGACCAAAGGTGGGACATTGAGGATATGGGGAGGGGGTTTCAAGTGGGGTGACCACCCCCTGAACCCCCAATCTCaccccttctcccccctccaACCCCACACAGGGTGCTCCAGGCGAGCGTGGCCCCGCTGGCCTCGCGGGTCCCAAGGGAGCCACCGGCGACCCTGGGCGCCCTGGAGAGCCCGGGCTGCCCGGAGCCAGGGTAAGAGCCGGGGGGGTCGGATCCCGCACCCCCGCAGGGGGCAGAGAGCAGGGGTTTGCCTGGATGGGGGCTCCCCGCTGTGCTGGGCGGGGGGcttggctggggcaggagcaagtGGGGGCAGCGGCGACGCTGGTGGGACCTGCTGGAGTCAGCAAGGGGGCTCTTTGGGGTCGGTTAAGGTGCTTTTAGGGTTGATAAGGTGCTTTTGGGGGTCAGTTAAGGTGCATTTGGGGTTGATAAGCTGCTTTTGGGGTTGATAAGGTGCTTTTGGGGTCAATAAGCTGTGTTTGGGGTTGGCCAAGATGCTCTTTGACATTAAGATGCTCTTTGGGGTTGGTTCAGTTGCATTTTGGTGCTAATTAAGATGTTTTCTGGGGCTATAAAAGATACATTTGGGGCTAGTGAAGATGCAATCTGGGGTTAGCAAAGATGCTCCTTGTTGATAATGAAGATGCTCTTTGGGGTTAGATAAAATGTATTTGGGGTTAGCAGAGATGCATTTGGGGTTAGCAAAGGTGCTCTTTCGGGTTACGATTCTTTCCGTGGTTAGTGAAGATGCTCTTTGGGTTTAACAAAGATACTCCTTGATGCTAATTAAGATGCTCTTTGGGGTTAGTTAAGATGCATTTGGGGTTAGCAAAGATGCTGTTTGGGGTTAAGATGCTCTTTGGGGGTGAGTGAAGATGCTCTTCGGGGTCAGCCACCATGCTCCTGGGGTTAGGCAGACCCCTGCGGCCCCTGCGTGAGCTCCAGGCCCGGAGCAGCGGCTGAGAGCTGGGCAGGACAGCGTGCCTGGTGTCCCCCCgcctcggggccggctgccgCAGCCCCCCAATTCCTTTCCTCCGCCGCAGGGTCTCACCGGCCGCCCAGGTGATGCTGGTCCTCAAGGCAAAGTCGGCCCAACCGTAAGTGAtgctctggggtgggggggtcggGGCGGACACCGGCACCCAGCACGGTCCCTGCTGACGTCCCTGTCCCCGCAGGGTGCTCCCGGCGAGGACGGacgccccggcccccccggcccgcAGGGAGCTCGTGGCCAGCCCGGCGTGATGGGTTTCCCCGGTCCCAAAGGTGCTAATGTGAGTATCGACCGATTTCTACCCAAAACGGGGCTGCGCTGGGACGTGGAGCCCATCACCATggcttctctcctccctctaGGGCGAGCCTGGAAAGGCTGGTGAGAAAGGACTCCCTGGTGCTCCAGGGCTGCGGGTGAGTTGTTTTCCCTCCCTCGCTGCACCCCCCAAAAACAATCCTGGGGTTGCTCCAGCATCGCAGTCCCCGAGGCATCTGCGGTCTCtgggtggggaaactgaggcatggggAGGGTGAAGCGGGGTCTGCAGTGTCGCGCCCGGAGCTCAGCATTGGGTGATTTTCCTCCTCCGTAGGGTCTCCCTGGCAAGGACGGTGAGACAGGAGCTGCCGGCCCCCCGGGACCTGCCGTGAGTGTTACAGCCTTGTTCACTCAGGGCCAAAACCCAGTTGAAATGAGGGGGTTGGGGGGTTGTAGCCCACCCCGGCTCTGGGCAAAGGACCACCCTTGGTCTGCTGGGGATGGAGCCTCTACGCTCCCCAGCCCTTGTGGTGTTGGGGCGTGGGGATTTTGGGATCCCCCCCCTTATTCTGGCTCTGCCCAAAATCCTGGGGTGGGTGAAACCTGCACCCCAGGAGGTTTTGGGGTCCTTCATCACTGTCCTTCCCGCAGGGTCCTGCGGGCGAGAGGGGAGAACAAGGAGCTCCCGGTCCCTCCGGCTTCCAGGTGAGCACATGGaagggggggtttggggtgccGGGGTCGGGGTGATACTCGTGCTGACCCCAAGCCCCCGTCCCTGCGGTTCTCACTGCCACCGTGCTAATGCCGCTGCTTTCACCTCCCAGGGCCTGCCCGGGCCACCAGGTCCCCCCGGCGAGAGCGGCAAACCCGGAGATCAGGTGAGGCCCcgtttttccctcctcccacacaTCCCCTGGCTGCAAAGTGGGGGTCAGGACCCCTGGCAGCCCCCAGGACTGACCCCTGActctctttcccctctgctgcagggtGTTCCTGGAGAAGCCGGTGCCCCCGGTCTTGTTGGTCCCAGAGTAAGTATCACCCGTCCTCCTGGCTGTGGGGACAGGATGCCTCTCCCTGTCCCATGGGGGATTTTGGGGGGAGCTTGAGGGGTCAGTGGAGCTTGGTCACCCCCATCCAGGGCCATCGGCTCCCCCACAGCCTCCACCGCAGCCCATCCCCTctcttcccagtacatcccagtccctTCGGGGCAGTGCAGGGTGGATGCTCTGCCCTCTGTCCCTGGGGACATCCGTGCAGAGGGCACCGTGACCATCACCGTGGCACCATGGCCTCTTCCTAACGCTGTCCCCCCCACCACGCCAGGGTGAACGCGGCTTCCCCGGTGAACGTGGCTCTCCCGGCGCACAAGGGCTGCAAGGTCCCCGCGGTCTCCCCGGCACACCGGGCACCGACGGACCCAAGGTGGGTGACAAGGAGGGGACAGGGCTCGGTGCCACCAGCGGAACCGTGAGGCTGGGGTTCTGCACGTCGGGGGCAGGGGTTGGCACCCCAATAACTGCACTTTTGCTCTGCTTTAGGGTGCAACCGGACCGGCTGGCCCCAACGGCGCCCAGGGTCCCCCAGGGCTGCAAGGAATGCCCGGTGAGAGAGGAGCAGCTGGCATTGCCGGTCCCAAGGGAGACCGGGTAAGTGGGGGGTCCCAGAGGTGTCCCAAGCAGTGTCAGGTCTCAGCTCGGCTCACACCGCCTCCATCTCGCCCCGCAGGGAGACGTCGGAGAGAAGGGCCCCGAGGGAGCACCTGGAAAGGACGGTGCACGCGTAAGTGGGATGGGGACGTGGCGGGTGGCCGGCGAGGGACGCTCGTGGTGGTCTCGTCCTCATCTGTCTCTCCCCTGTAGGGTCTGACGGGTCCCATCGGTCCCCCCGGCCCTGCTGGCCCCAACGGCGAGAAGGTGAGAGCCCAGGCAGCCCCTCGGCCGCTCCCACCCGAGGGAGATGCCATCCACACCCCTCCCCAACGctccatcttttcttttccagggtgAATCCGGCCCCCCTGGTCCATCCGGCGCTGCCGGTGCCCGCGGTGCCCCCGTAAGTGCCATCCCCCCACAGCCCCCGGGTGCTGGTGGTGCCCCCACTGGCCTCACTCCCCCTGTCCCCACACCATTTAATTCCCGTCTCTCCCCCTCAGGGCGAGCGCGGTGAGCCCGGTGCCCCCGGTCCTGCTGGATTTGCTGGCCCCCCGGTGAGTATTTGGCCCTGTTCCCCCCGGCACGGGTCCAGCGTCGGCTCAACCCGCTCACGGCGGCTGCTTCCCTGCAGGGCGCCGACGGGCAACCTGGTGCCAAAGGCGAACAAGGAGAGCCCGGACAGAAGGGTGACGCCGGCGCTCCCGGTCCCCAAGGTCCCTCTGGCGCACCTGGCCCGCAGGTGGGTACACTGGGGTACCCCGAAATTGGGGGCAAACCCCACAGTGGTCCCTACCCCAGGAAATTTGGGGCACCGCCTGGCAGGCGTGTTGCAGTTCCCCCTCCGGCATGTTTCTAACCCATTTTCCTCATCTTGCCAGGGTCCAACTGGTGTAACTGGTCCCAAAGGAGCTCGGGGTGCTCAGGGTCCCCCTGTGAGTATGGAGGGGTGGGCTGCGggagggggtggctggggggagTGCAGTGCAGTGTGTGAGCCGcctttctcctctccatccccaggGAGCCACCGGATTCCCCGGCGCCGCTGGCCGCGTGGGACCACCCGGCCCTAACGTGAGTCAGGGGGCAGCCGGGATCGCTCAGGGGCAGGCAGGACCACTTGGGAGCAGCCAGGATCATTTGGGGACAGCCGGGATGGCTTCGGAGCAGCTGGGATTGCCTCGGGGAGCAGCCAGGATTGCTCACCCCTGGGGTTGGGGGCTTGGGAGATGCTGCTTGCTCCGTACCAGGGAGTCAGCACCAGGCAGCTCATCAGCCCATAAAAAGGGGTTTTCCTGAGGTTCTTCGAGCCCAGGAGCTGACCTGGAGCCCCGAGCGGTGCCAGGATGCGGGTGATGAGGGTGGAAAAGCCGTCTCCATTTGCACTAACCCTGTCTTCTCCCCGCCACAGGGTAACCCAGGCCCCCCCGGTCCCCCCGGCTCTGCTGGCAAAGATGGTCCCAAGGGTGCTCGTGGTGATGCCGGTCCCCCGGGCCGTGCCGGTGACCCCGGTCTCCAAGGCCCTGCTGGCCCCCCTGGCGAGAAAGGTGAACCCGGCGAGGACGGCCCCGCggtaggttttgttttttgggggggcacATCCCTCCATGCTTGTTCAGCGCCCTGCCACCACCCCGCTGGGTCTGATCCCCCCACTCTGCCTCCCAACAGGGTCCTGACGGTCCCCCAGGTCCCCAAGGTTTGGCAGGACAGCGCGGCATCGTCGGTCTTCCCGGACAGCGTGGTGAGAGAGGCTTCCCTGGGCTGCCGGGGCCATCGGTGAGTCGTCGCCCCTCCCCGGGCTCAGCCCCTTCCACCCACCCCCTACCCCACGGAGCATCCTCCCTGCTGAGAGCAGCCAGAGCGGCTGAGCTTGGCTTTCCCAACCTCAGCACTGTGAATTTGGGTGCTTTGAAGCCTGTGCGGCAGCTCAGAGGCTGCTGAAGCCTCAGGGGGCTGCAACGAGCTGGTCAGGGGGCCACCAGCGCTCTGGGGTGCAGCTccagcaccccagggaccccaaTCCTGGGTGACGTTTGGGGTTTTGTAAAGCTACCAGGAGCTGCTGGCGCCAGCGGCATGGGGGCTGGGCAATAATGGATGCTTGTTTGGGCAGAGGAGTCCGGCAGCCTTAAAACGAGGCGAGCGCTGGGTGAAGGGCTGCGCTGGGATCTCCCACTCACACACGTCGTctcttattttcccttcctttagGGCGAACCTGGGAAACAAGGAGCACCCGGCTCTGCTGGCGACcgcggcccccccggccccgtgGGTCCCCCTGGTCTGACGGGTCCCGCTGGTGAACCTGGGCGTGAGGTaggcagcaggggcagggagcGGGCGAAGCAGGACGGTACCGCCGGCGTATCCCGGTGTATCCCCAGCGGCAGCACCGGACATCGCTGATCCCGCAGCCGGAGAGCCCTGCTCCGTAACTCAGCTTCTGGCAATCGCTGGCACCTTTTCCCTGAcgtttttttgctttgaaagggGAGTTTGCGCATGTCCTGCTCCATCCCAGGGTCAAgacttaatttcttctcttcccccaggGTAACCCCGGCTCTGATGGACCCCCCGGCCGAGACGGCGCAGCCGGCGTGAAGGTGAGCGTGCCCGCGCGCTTCCTCCAGTGCTCGCTACCCACGTGCCTTCTTGCCCAGCTGGAAACCCCGCGGGTCTGACCATCCCATTGTCTCGGTGCAGGGCGATCGTGGCGAGACCGGTCCCGTAGGTGCCCCTGGTGCTCCCGGTGCCCCCGGCGCTCCCGGCCCCGTCGGTCCCACCGGCAAACAAGGAGACAGAGGCGAGACGGTGAGTGCCGGCGCGTCGGCGAGGGAAACGGCTCATTGGGTTTGAGGTCTTGTTAGGGGAGACAGGAACCACCCTGAGCGCagataaatgaagaaatagCAGTGGCCCCCCGGGACCAATTAGCTACTTGGAGTAATTGGGAGAGCCAGGCGGGTGCCGTCAGCGGCTGTCGCTAACTCAGCAGTGCCCCGACTGCCGTTAGCGGCTCCGAGCATCTTCCTGAGGATTCATGAGCGTCAAGAGCCCAGTTCGGGGCTCTGCCTACGCACAAGCGCTGCCCGGGGAGCCGTAAGCGCCGGGAGGCTTAACCGGGGGAAAATCTGCCAGGGTATTTGTTTGCAAGGTTCGTTACTCGGCGTGGATGCTCCAGCTGAGAGTGTTTAAAGATGCCATtcagtgctggcagctgccgGTTCCTGGTGCTGCGAGCAGCCGGGTCAGACACCCCCGAAGACGCAGGGCACCCCCCAGCAGCCTGTGCTCCTGGCCCCTTTTGACTGccctcctttctctccccaggGTGCACAAGGTCCCATGGGTCCTGCTGGTCCTGCTGGTGCTCGAGGCATGCCGGTGAGTGATGCTGAGCCCATCGGGGCATCCCGTGTGTGATGCGCGGGGTCCTGGGGCACACTGGGTTCTGCCACCCTGAGCCTGACATgtccccttctccccttccagGGTCCCCAAGGCCCTCGTGGTGACAAGGGTGAGacaggagaggctggagagaggGGCCTGAAGGGCCACCGTGGCTTCACTGGTCTGCAGGGTCTTCCCGGACCACCCGTAAGTGGTTTTTTTGGGATCTCAGCACTCAGCCCCCCACCCATATCTTGCTGTGGCGCTGGATGTGGCTCCTTTGGGGTCTCTGCAGCTGTGGAGGGAGCCCTGAGCCCATGCAAAGCCCCTGCAAAGGCTGAGCATCCTTCGATGGTGGACACAGAGCTATAACCATCCACCCTCGCTTCCTCCTCAGGGTCCTTCTGGAGACCAAGGTGCTGCTGGTCCCGCGGGTCCCTCCGGTCCC comes from Phalacrocorax aristotelis chromosome 26, bGulAri2.1, whole genome shotgun sequence and encodes:
- the COL2A1 gene encoding collagen alpha-1(II) chain isoform X3, with the protein product MPGRRPLRLAAALASLLLAAVAAQDRDLRQPGPKGQKGEPGDIKDVVGPRGPPGPQGPAGEQGQRGDRGEKGEKGAPGPRGRDGEPGTPGNPGPPGPPGPPGPPGLGGNFAAQMAGGFDEKAGGAQMGVMQGPMGPMGPRGPPGPSGAPGPQGFQGNPGEPGEPGAAGPMGPRGPPGPPGKPGDDGETGKPGKSGERGPPGPQGARGFPGTPGLPGVKGHRGYPGLDGAKGEAGAPGAKGESGSPGENGSPGPMGPRGLPGERGRPGPSGAAGARGNDGLPGPAGPPGPVGPAGAPGFPGAPGSKGEAGPTGARGPEGAQGPRGESGTPGSPGPAGAPGNPGTDGIPGAKGSAGAPGIAGAPGFPGPRGPPGPQGATGPLGPKGQTGEPGIAGFKGEQGPKGETGPAGPQGAPGPAGEEGKRGARGEPGAAGPVGPPGERGAPGNRGFPGQDGLAGPKGAPGERGPAGLAGPKGATGDPGRPGEPGLPGARGLTGRPGDAGPQGKVGPTGAPGEDGRPGPPGPQGARGQPGVMGFPGPKGANGEPGKAGEKGLPGAPGLRGLPGKDGETGAAGPPGPAGPAGERGEQGAPGPSGFQGLPGPPGPPGESGKPGDQGVPGEAGAPGLVGPRGERGFPGERGSPGAQGLQGPRGLPGTPGTDGPKGATGPAGPNGAQGPPGLQGMPGERGAAGIAGPKGDRGDVGEKGPEGAPGKDGARGLTGPIGPPGPAGPNGEKGESGPPGPSGAAGARGAPGERGEPGAPGPAGFAGPPGADGQPGAKGEQGEPGQKGDAGAPGPQGPSGAPGPQGPTGVTGPKGARGAQGPPGATGFPGAAGRVGPPGPNGNPGPPGPPGSAGKDGPKGARGDAGPPGRAGDPGLQGPAGPPGEKGEPGEDGPAGPDGPPGPQGLAGQRGIVGLPGQRGERGFPGLPGPSGEPGKQGAPGSAGDRGPPGPVGPPGLTGPAGEPGREGNPGSDGPPGRDGAAGVKGDRGETGPVGAPGAPGAPGAPGPVGPTGKQGDRGETGAQGPMGPAGPAGARGMPGPQGPRGDKGETGEAGERGLKGHRGFTGLQGLPGPPGPSGDQGAAGPAGPSGPRGPPGPVGPSGKDGSNGMPGPIGPPGPRGRSGEPGPAGPPGNPGPPGPPGPPGTGIDMSAFAGLGQTEKGPDPIRYMRADEAAGSLRQHDVEVDATLKSLNNQIESIRSPEGSKKNPARTCRDIKLCHPEWKSGDYWIDPNQGCTLDAIKVFCNMETGETCVYPNPSSIPKKNWWTSKTKDKKHVWFAETINGGFHFSYGDEDLAPNTANIQMTFLRLLSTEGSQNVTYHCKNSIAYMDEETGNLKKAILIQGSNDVEIRAEGNSRFTYSVLEDGCTKHTGKWGKTVIEYRSQKTSRLPIVDIAPMDIGGADQEFGVDIGPVCFL